Genomic DNA from Synergistota bacterium:
TCCCGAGGAAAGCGAGGTAATAATAGGAGAAACCGAATACGGCGTGATATTCCCTTCTATAGTCGGAAGGGAAAACCTCTTGGGATTTCAATTTCATCCTGAAAAATCAGGAAACTGGGGATTAAGACTTATTGAAATCGCCTTAAAGAGGCTTGAGGAAAGATGCTGATAATACCGGCGATAGATCTAAAGGAAGGCTCATGTGTCAGGCTATATAAGGGGCTCTTTAACAGAGAGCTTTTTAAAAGAGATCCTATCGAAGTAGCAGAACGCTTTAAAGAAGCGGGAGCGAAAAGACTCCACATCGTAGATCTGGATGGAGCTAAGATCGGCCACCCTGTGAACCTTGAATTAGCTCTTAAAATCAAGAAAATCACAGAGTTAGAGATAGAATTCGGAGGAGGAATAAGAGATATACCTACCCTGAAAGAAATGCTCAAAACAGATATAGATTACATTATAATAGGTACCTTAGCGCTGTCTAATGAGATAGAGAAACTGGTAGAGGAAAGAGAAGGAATAATAGTATCTATAGATATAGACCAGAACGGCTTTGTTAAAAGCCACGGATGGGAAAAAAGAAGCAACTTCAAGGGATGGGAGCTAATGAAGAGGCTCCAGGAAATAGGATTCAATGATTTCATAATCACTCTAACCCACAGAGATGGAACGCTCGAGGGAATTGAAGAAAACCTCCTGAAAGAATTCAGTAGAGGTCCGAAAACGAGGATCA
This window encodes:
- a CDS encoding 1-(5-phosphoribosyl)-5-[(5-phosphoribosylamino)methylideneamino] imidazole-4-carboxamide isomerase; the encoded protein is MLIIPAIDLKEGSCVRLYKGLFNRELFKRDPIEVAERFKEAGAKRLHIVDLDGAKIGHPVNLELALKIKKITELEIEFGGGIRDIPTLKEMLKTDIDYIIIGTLALSNEIEKLVEEREGIIVSIDIDQNGFVKSHGWEKRSNFKGWELMKRLQEIGFNDFIITLTHRDGTLEGIEENLLKEFSRGPKTRIIFAGGVSTPRDIEILKKSGAYGVIIGRAFYERKLPLEVIRDAC